One window of the Klebsiella oxytoca genome contains the following:
- a CDS encoding MarR family winged helix-turn-helix transcriptional regulator, whose product MSMQSRQEIGTQLSFALYGAASRMNRLHKPLLDPLGLTFPQYLVMLELFNGTPRTVGDIGNKLGMDTGTITPLLKRLEAAGRIVRMRDRADERRVLITLTDDGLALQSELWHVTEKIKSACQLSDAKLEELRDTLNNFAHPADN is encoded by the coding sequence ATGAGCATGCAGTCACGACAGGAAATAGGGACACAACTTTCGTTTGCCCTCTATGGTGCGGCGAGCCGCATGAACCGGTTACATAAGCCGTTGCTGGACCCGCTGGGGCTAACCTTTCCCCAGTATCTGGTCATGCTGGAGTTGTTTAACGGAACCCCACGCACCGTGGGTGATATCGGGAATAAGCTCGGCATGGATACCGGCACCATTACCCCCCTTCTCAAACGGCTTGAGGCTGCCGGACGCATAGTTCGCATGCGGGATCGCGCTGACGAAAGGCGAGTCCTCATTACTCTTACGGATGACGGGCTCGCTTTGCAAAGCGAGCTGTGGCACGTAACCGAAAAAATCAAATCAGCCTGTCAGTTATCGGATGCGAAGCTCGAGGAGTTACGAGATACCCTCAATAACTTTGCCCATCCCGCTGATAACTGA
- a CDS encoding DUF927 domain-containing protein yields MKSKFTVKLLALSIMSAGQNKAYRLVKIYNTNNEKYERLLIPASEIDDKRILRKRLLDAGLSQELDNDEWDEIYINLRRNPKKRVLLCDKPGYVNVDGKLYYLTVNNHLIGKCSSYAPLAYPGSSAFPNNESSQGTLEEWQKHVAAYVLHSPQMVLALCSAFAGYCIYYTEIETGGFHLYANSSKGKSTTLLVAASVRGMKRLIKSWKMTETACEEIAAAHNDNVLLLNELKLLHKDESKAAQLAQHIIYLLSEECGKQRAAGYQQYPVRWRLIALSTGEWSLGQHAENGSMERLGGEQVRFVDVPANNENGYGIFATLPEGLSGGEFAEMLQANCSRYYGTAGQKFINKLLTKDSKVISKKLTRLVNKFLKYHDLEQSNDGVKRRIATRFALTYAAGVLAIKFGILPFDEEEIMAAISYCYLSAVNPMKAKFSDMFKKEFLDELIKNDFDDIRFIKAKKDVVNDINILKMEVNNTAVFAVDKVFFKENITTSLKNAIDVLIKNNVLYADAKGKTTRQIPYRGERLARRYCLKRDELLRLIS; encoded by the coding sequence ATGAAAAGTAAATTTACGGTAAAACTTCTGGCTTTATCGATAATGAGTGCTGGGCAAAACAAAGCATACCGGCTTGTCAAAATATATAATACTAATAATGAAAAATATGAACGCTTATTGATTCCTGCATCAGAAATAGATGACAAACGTATTTTACGTAAAAGGTTACTTGATGCGGGATTATCACAAGAATTGGATAATGATGAATGGGATGAAATCTATATAAATTTACGCCGAAACCCTAAAAAAAGAGTGCTCCTGTGCGATAAGCCTGGATACGTAAATGTTGATGGAAAACTATACTATTTAACCGTCAATAATCATTTGATTGGGAAATGTAGCAGCTATGCTCCATTAGCTTATCCGGGTTCCTCCGCATTTCCAAATAATGAAAGTAGTCAGGGAACGTTAGAGGAATGGCAGAAACATGTAGCAGCTTATGTTCTTCATAGCCCTCAAATGGTTTTGGCTTTATGTAGTGCTTTTGCCGGATATTGTATTTATTACACTGAGATAGAAACAGGAGGATTTCACCTTTATGCTAACAGTTCTAAAGGTAAAAGCACCACCTTGCTTGTTGCTGCATCCGTTAGGGGAATGAAAAGGCTGATTAAGTCATGGAAAATGACGGAAACAGCATGTGAAGAGATAGCAGCAGCGCATAACGATAATGTTCTTTTATTGAATGAACTTAAATTATTACATAAAGATGAGAGCAAAGCCGCCCAGTTGGCTCAGCATATTATTTATCTGTTAAGTGAGGAATGTGGAAAGCAACGAGCTGCAGGGTACCAACAATATCCAGTCCGGTGGCGTTTAATAGCATTGAGTACTGGAGAGTGGAGCCTTGGGCAGCATGCAGAAAATGGCTCTATGGAACGTTTAGGCGGAGAACAGGTTCGTTTTGTGGATGTACCGGCAAACAATGAAAATGGATACGGGATTTTTGCTACTTTACCTGAGGGTTTAAGTGGCGGTGAATTCGCTGAAATGCTTCAGGCTAATTGTAGTCGTTATTATGGTACGGCTGGCCAGAAATTTATTAATAAATTATTGACTAAAGACAGTAAGGTAATAAGCAAGAAATTAACTCGATTAGTTAATAAGTTTCTTAAATACCATGATTTAGAGCAAAGTAACGATGGTGTCAAACGGCGGATCGCAACTCGTTTCGCTTTGACTTATGCAGCAGGTGTATTGGCTATTAAATTTGGCATATTGCCTTTTGATGAAGAAGAGATTATGGCGGCTATTTCATATTGCTATCTGAGTGCTGTTAATCCGATGAAGGCTAAATTCTCTGACATGTTTAAAAAGGAATTTCTTGATGAATTAATTAAAAATGACTTTGATGACATTAGATTTATTAAGGCGAAGAAGGATGTCGTCAATGACATTAATATATTAAAAATGGAAGTAAATAATACAGCTGTGTTTGCTGTTGATAAGGTTTTTTTCAAAGAAAATATAACAACTTCATTAAAAAATGCAATTGATGTGCTAATTAAAAATAATGTGCTTTATGCTGATGCTAAAGGTAAAACAACACGTCAGATACCCTATCGTGGTGAGCGGTTGGCGAGGCGCTATTGTCTCAAACGCGATGAGTTATTGCGGCTTATAAGCTAA
- a CDS encoding helix-turn-helix transcriptional regulator: protein MLNRLIKVDEVIQRCAISRATLYRLIAEGMFPSQVLLSKRAIGFYEHEINEWINSRTRIQ, encoded by the coding sequence ATGTTAAATAGATTAATTAAAGTGGATGAAGTGATACAGCGCTGTGCAATATCACGGGCTACGTTATACAGGCTTATTGCTGAAGGAATGTTCCCTTCGCAAGTCTTACTATCAAAACGGGCAATTGGATTTTATGAGCATGAGATTAATGAATGGATAAATAGCCGTACACGTATTCAGTAA
- a CDS encoding tyrosine-type recombinase/integrase, which translates to MMTKNHGDKSELTSFRSEKATSKTALAIYLGGLAPSGRRSMYSLLNNCAEILKADSRADDFDWMQLRYVHVAKTRATLLDKGYATSTINMTLAALKGIAQTAFNLQLLDADNLARIRTVKRVKGDSYRKGRALSKDEVKQLIQAAKQHPQKIRQQRDKAIVLTLCGAGLRVGELVALRIDDYCIATQTLTIRRGKGRKYREITVAPVVARALISWIKANPGSGALFTHIHRYGQAGQKALTEAGITSILQQLRDVADLQPFTPHDLRRTFITRLLEQGADINLVRQLAGHSDISTTVLYDRRDSSELEKLSRGLTF; encoded by the coding sequence ATGATGACCAAAAATCATGGCGATAAGAGCGAGTTGACGTCATTTCGCTCAGAGAAAGCGACATCAAAGACGGCGCTGGCAATTTATCTGGGAGGCTTGGCACCCAGTGGCCGACGCAGTATGTATTCTCTGCTAAACAACTGTGCAGAAATACTGAAAGCTGATAGTCGTGCTGATGACTTCGATTGGATGCAACTACGCTATGTGCATGTAGCCAAAACTCGAGCTACATTGCTGGACAAAGGATATGCAACATCTACGATAAACATGACACTGGCAGCCCTGAAAGGCATTGCGCAGACGGCATTTAACTTACAGTTACTGGATGCCGACAATCTAGCGCGTATTAGAACCGTTAAGCGTGTCAAAGGCGACAGTTATCGTAAAGGTCGGGCATTGAGCAAGGATGAAGTAAAACAGCTCATTCAGGCAGCTAAACAGCATCCACAGAAAATACGTCAGCAGCGTGATAAAGCGATTGTTCTAACGCTCTGTGGGGCTGGATTACGGGTTGGGGAGCTGGTTGCACTACGCATCGACGACTACTGTATTGCCACTCAAACACTCACCATTCGCAGGGGAAAAGGGCGAAAATATCGGGAAATTACCGTTGCTCCCGTAGTAGCTCGTGCCCTGATTAGCTGGATAAAAGCAAATCCTGGCAGTGGTGCTTTGTTTACTCATATACATCGTTATGGCCAAGCAGGGCAAAAGGCACTGACGGAAGCAGGGATCACCAGTATCTTGCAGCAACTGAGGGATGTGGCTGATTTGCAGCCATTCACGCCCCATGACTTACGTAGAACCTTTATAACCCGCTTGTTAGAGCAGGGTGCTGATATCAATCTTGTGCGCCAACTTGCAGGGCATAGTGATATCAGCACTACGGTACTGTACGACAGACGGGATAGCAGTGAGCTGGAGAAGCTATCCCGTGGTCTAACCTTTTGA
- the radC gene encoding RadC family protein, whose amino-acid sequence MTSTEHLLIEQARKLLRASVRKGKQLTSPDDVRDFLLFTLALRENEVFGVVLLDNQNRVQVWRELFQGSVNETPIYPREVVKLALQHNAAAIILVHNHPSGSTEFSSSDRHITKKLKQALELIDVRVLDHFIVAGDCTVSMAERGQL is encoded by the coding sequence ATGACCTCAACTGAACATCTATTGATAGAGCAGGCAAGAAAGCTACTTCGAGCATCAGTACGTAAGGGGAAGCAGCTAACGTCACCTGATGATGTACGTGACTTTCTGCTTTTCACGTTGGCCTTACGGGAAAATGAGGTGTTTGGTGTTGTTTTACTGGATAACCAAAATCGCGTACAGGTCTGGCGTGAGTTATTTCAGGGTTCCGTAAATGAAACCCCAATCTATCCAAGAGAAGTAGTGAAACTAGCGTTACAGCATAATGCGGCTGCAATCATCCTTGTTCATAACCATCCCAGCGGTAGTACAGAGTTCAGTTCTTCAGATCGCCACATTACCAAAAAGTTAAAACAAGCTTTAGAGCTTATTGATGTCAGGGTATTGGATCACTTTATTGTTGCAGGAGACTGCACTGTATCGATGGCAGAGCGCGGCCAGCTGTAA
- a CDS encoding DUF2787 family protein, producing the protein MKNKMAFKQSGLSLPISQAFITILKSVISLPSKIEVNHHAVILNFQDPQYTAESGGFHPVEIRLIRCNDGWQFDYLTDFSFMGAVWPELEKEMDISWSQEYVWHYLMGDLDPEEGGALFELWQRNFIQYWKMKIYTVSVQWEC; encoded by the coding sequence ATGAAAAATAAAATGGCTTTTAAACAGTCAGGGTTAAGTTTACCCATAAGCCAGGCTTTTATTACTATTTTGAAAAGTGTTATTTCTTTACCATCTAAAATTGAAGTAAATCACCATGCAGTAATACTTAATTTTCAAGACCCTCAATACACAGCAGAGAGCGGGGGATTTCACCCGGTGGAGATCCGTCTAATACGATGTAATGATGGCTGGCAATTTGATTATCTCACCGATTTCAGTTTTATGGGTGCAGTATGGCCTGAACTGGAAAAAGAAATGGATATCAGTTGGAGTCAGGAGTATGTCTGGCATTATCTGATGGGCGATTTAGATCCTGAAGAAGGAGGCGCGTTATTTGAACTGTGGCAACGTAACTTTATTCAATATTGGAAAATGAAAATTTATACCGTCTCTGTCCAATGGGAATGTTGA
- a CDS encoding helix-turn-helix domain-containing protein: MNNSLASQKKRTKGSQQDWHRADIVAALHKRGLTLSQLSRDQGLAARTLNNAFERHYPRAESLIAQALGVTPEEIWPSRYHGKKTKRILE, from the coding sequence GTGAATAACTCACTAGCATCGCAAAAAAAGCGAACTAAGGGAAGTCAGCAGGACTGGCATAGAGCAGATATTGTGGCAGCTTTGCATAAACGTGGGCTCACATTATCACAGCTTTCACGCGATCAGGGACTTGCTGCAAGAACATTAAACAATGCCTTTGAACGTCACTATCCAAGGGCAGAAAGCCTGATAGCACAGGCTTTGGGTGTAACACCTGAAGAGATCTGGCCAAGTCGTTATCATGGGAAAAAAACCAAAAGGATACTTGAATGA
- a CDS encoding DNA translocase FtsK — translation MEPINSENFIEKLFISFGNEDEDFDPLISTALQFILTKGIHDTIVSISQIQRHFRIGFNRANTIHNEITTFLTSLYPQYSRKLILVNINKGYSKMRTLLCSTQMS, via the coding sequence ATGGAACCTATTAATAGTGAAAACTTCATTGAAAAATTATTTATTTCATTTGGCAATGAAGATGAGGATTTTGATCCATTAATCTCTACGGCATTACAATTTATACTGACAAAAGGCATCCATGATACAATTGTTTCAATCAGCCAGATTCAGAGGCATTTTAGAATAGGATTTAACAGAGCAAACACCATCCATAACGAAATAACCACATTCTTAACTTCATTATACCCTCAATATTCTCGCAAACTAATATTGGTAAACATTAATAAGGGTTACTCAAAAATGCGAACGCTACTCTGTTCTACTCAGATGAGTTGA